A genomic segment from Clostridium pasteurianum BC1 encodes:
- a CDS encoding DUF6063 family protein produces the protein MAYTTEEIKISNKIFYHLLKHGELKEGSEELYKSYSENENVTELVKELGEASECYVKKYGGVVYLIPKEDNDFIGYSKGELKKILCKSGANDKDYYLSQFVILTLLVEFYNSQSVTSKSREYIKVGEFLNIITDRLKDGIERSHNNEESGIAYENILERFEALKSSEKKSMSKTTKEGFINTILDFLDSQGLIYYIKGDDMIKTTKKLDSFMDWNLLNKNNYNRVLKALGEEINE, from the coding sequence ATGGCATATACTACTGAAGAAATTAAGATAAGCAATAAAATATTTTATCATTTATTAAAGCATGGTGAACTGAAAGAAGGATCAGAAGAGCTTTATAAAAGTTATTCTGAAAATGAAAATGTAACGGAGCTTGTCAAAGAACTGGGAGAAGCTTCTGAATGTTATGTTAAAAAATATGGGGGAGTAGTATATCTTATACCAAAGGAAGACAATGATTTTATAGGATATTCAAAAGGTGAGCTTAAAAAAATATTGTGTAAATCTGGAGCAAATGATAAGGATTATTATTTGTCACAATTTGTTATATTAACTCTTTTGGTGGAGTTCTATAATTCCCAAAGTGTCACCAGTAAATCCAGAGAGTACATTAAAGTTGGTGAATTTTTAAATATTATTACTGACAGATTAAAGGATGGTATTGAAAGATCACATAATAATGAAGAAAGCGGAATTGCCTATGAGAATATACTTGAGAGGTTTGAAGCTTTAAAAAGCAGTGAAAAGAAAAGTATGTCCAAGACAACAAAGGAAGGTTTTATAAATACAATTTTAGATTTTTTGGATAGCCAAGGTTTAATTTACTATATTAAAGGCGATGATATGATTAAAACAACTAAAAAGCTGGACAGTTTTATGGATTGGAATCTTTTAAATAAAAATAATTACAATAGGGTGCTAAAAGCTTTAGGAGAAGAGATAAATGAGTAA